In Mus musculus strain C57BL/6J chromosome 9, GRCm38.p6 C57BL/6J, one genomic interval encodes:
- the Dop1a gene encoding protein dopey-1 isoform X11, whose product MDVGRPAVVQVSSVSMENPAEVFEDGENPPSSRSSESGFTEFIQYQADRPDDLDRELNGQGAATIPIGSTSSETETASTVGSEETVIQPPSTFTQGAAGRSGKAVQKTAMQCCLEYVQQFLSRLINLYIIHSDSFPQALAADHQGDFSRIQRETSKWDRDSQGDAKERNIHTPKTSKEYLSAFLAACQLFLECSSFPVYIAEGNHTSESHSEKPDTDCEHAHPPQWLRTLMSACSQARDFRVQSAAVSLVMDLVGLTQSVAMVTGENINSMEPAQPLSPNQGRVAVVIRPPLTQGNLKYIAEKTEFFKHVALTLWDQLGDGTPQHHQKSVELFYQLHNLVPSSSICEDVVSQQLTHKDKKIRMEAHAKFAVLWHLTRDLHINKSSFARSFDRSLFIMLDSLTSLDGSTSSVGQAWLNQVLQRHDIARVLEPLLLLLLHPKTQRVSVQRVQAERYWSKTSCYPGEENDKHFMQNFTCNNVSQVHLIASKGNGEKPLTMDEMENFSLTVNPLSDRLSLLSTSSETIPMVVSDFDLPDQQMEILQSSDSGCSQSSAGDNFSYEVDPENANAHEDSHMAKASSPDDDVQQVVFDLICKVVSGLEAESESVTSELEIESLQTKSSDLDPGKEATKIEDQAPQHSQHVLLSDDSPRFLSVSTEEGCECLANGISRNSSSPCISGTAQTLNDSSVPSETKSRQRSHSSIQFSFKEKLSEKVSEKETIVKESGKQPGAKPKVKLARKKDEDKKKAASEKLKQANVFFSEGLDLENWYSCGEGEISEIESDMGSPGSRKSPNFNIHPLYQHVLLYLQLYDSSRTLYAFSAIKSILKTNPIAFVNAISTTSVNNAYTPQLSLLQNLLARHRISVMGKDFYSHIPVDSNHNFRSSMYIEILISLCLYYMRSHYPTHVKVTTQDLIGNRNMQMMSIEILTLLFTELAKVIESSAKGFPSFISDMLSKCKVQKVILHCLLSSIFSVQKWHSEKTAGKSMVAVEEGFSEDSLINFSEDELDNGSTLQSQLLRVLQRLIVLEHHVMTIPEENEAGFDFVVSDLEHISPHQPMTSLQYLHAQPITCQGMFLCAVIRALHQHCACKMHPQWIGLITSTLPYMGKVLQRVVVSVTLQLCRNLDNLIQQYKYETGLSDSRPLWVASIIPPDMILTLLEGITAIIHYCLLDPTTQYHQLLVNVDQKHLVEARSGILSILHMIMSSVTLLWSILHQADASEKMAVAASASVTTINLGATKNLRQQILELLGPISMNHGVHFMAAIAFVWNERRQNKTPSRTKVIPAASEEQLLLVELVRSISVMRAETVIQTVKEVLKQPPAIAKDKKHLSLEVCMLQFFYAYIQRIPVPNIVDSWTSLLVLLKDSIQLSLPAPGQFLILGVLNEFIMKNPSLENKKDQRDLQDVTHKIVDAIGAIAGSSLEQTTWLRRNLEVKPSPKIMVDGTNLESDVEDMLSPAMETSNITPSVYSVHALTLLSEVLAHLLDMVFYSDEKERVIPLLVNIMHYVVPYLRNHSAHNAPSYRACVQLLSSLSGYQYTRRAWKKEAFDLFMDPSFFQMDASCVSHWRAIMDNLMTHDKTTFRDLMTRVAVAQSSSLNLFANRDVELEQRAMLLKRLAFAVLSSESDQYQKYLPDIQERLVESLRLPQVPTLHSQVFLFFRVLLLRMSPQHLTSLWPTMITELVQVFLLMEQELTADEDISRTSGPSAAGLETTYTGGNGFSTSYNSQRWLNLYLSACKFLDLALALPSENLPQFQMYRWAFIPEASDDSGLEVRRQGIHQREFKPYVVRLAKLLRKRAKDEEDFKILEGLEMAKHQKNPEEDCSGRTLGWEPGHLLLTLCTMRNMEQLLPFFNVLSQVFNSKVTSRCGGHSGSPVLYPNSFPNKDMKLENHKAFSSKARQKIEEMIEKDFLEGVIKT is encoded by the exons ATGGATGTGGGGAGACCTGCAGTAGTGCAG GTATCATCAGTTTCTATGGAAAATCCTGCTGAAGTATTTGAAGATGGAGAAAATCCACCAAGTAGTCGATCATCAGAAAGTGGGTTCACTGAGTTTATCCAGTATCAAGCAGACCGGCCTGACGACCTCGACAGAGAGCTGAATGGACAGGGGGCAGCTACCATCCCAATTGGCAGCACATCTTCGGAAACAGAAACAGCATCCACAGTGGGTTCTGAGGAAACCGTCATCCAGCCACCTTCCACCTTCACTCAGGGGGCAGCAGGCCGAAGCGGGAAGGCGGTACAGAAGACTGCAATGCAGTGCTGCTTGGAGTATGTCCAGCAGTTTCTTTCCAGGCTCATCAACCTCTACATCATCCACAGTGACTCCTTTCCTCAAGCTTTGGCTGCAGATCATCAGGGAGACTTCAGTCGAATACAAAGGGAGACTTCAAAATGGGACAGGGATTCCCAAGGGgatgcaaaagaaagaaacatacatACTCCAAAAACATCAAAAGAATACCTTTCTGCCTTCCTTGCTGCCTGTCAGCTCTTCTTAGAGTGCTCAAGTTTCCCAGTCTACATCGCTGAGGGAAACCATACATCAGAGTCACATTCTGAGAAACCGGACACTG ACTGTGAGCACGCCCACCCTCCACAGTGGCTCCGGACGCTGATGAGCGCTTGCAGCCAAGCACGTGATTTCAGGGTTCAGAGTGCTGCTGTGTCTCTAGTCATGGACCTGGTGGGACTGACTCAATCTGTTGCCATGGTCACTGGAGAAAACATCAACAGCATGGAGCCTGCACAACCCTTGAGTCCAAACCAAGGAAGAGTGGCTGTGGTTATTAGACCTCCCCTCACACAGGGCAACCTGAAGTATATAGCTGAGAAGACTGAATTTTTCAAG CATGTGGCCTTAACATTATGGGACCAGCTGGGAGATGGGACACCTCAGCACCATCAGAAGAGTGTGGAACTATTTTATCAATTACATAATTTGGTTCCTTCTTCTAGCATCTGTGAGGACGTTGTAAGTCAGCAGTTAACCCATAAAGACAAg aaaataaggaTGGAAGCACATGCAAAATTTGCAGTTCTTTGGCATCTAACAAGGGATCTCCACATAAATAAGTCATCTTTTGCACGTTCCTTTGACAG GTCACTGTTCATCATGCTAGATAGCCTTACTAGTTTAGATGGTTCTACGAGCTCTGTGGGACAAGCCTGGCTGAACCAGGTGCTACAAAGGCATGACATTGCAAGGGTGCTGGAACCACTGTTACTGCTCCTGCTTCATCCAAAAACTCAGAGGGTTTCAGTGCAGCGGGTACAAGCAGAACGGTACTGGAGTAAGACGTCCTGTTATCCAGGAGAGGAAAATGATAAGCATTTCATGCAAAATTTTACCTGCAACAATG TAAGCCAAGTGCACCTCATTGCATCCAAAGGAAATGGTGAAAAGCCCCTTAccatggatgaaatggagaatttCAGTCTTACTGTTAATCCATTGAGTGATAGACTTTCCCTCCTAAGCACCAGCAGCGAGACGATTCCAATGGTTGTATCTGACTTTGACCTCCCAGATCAGCAGATGGAAATACTTCAGAGCTCTGActctggatgctcacagtcttctgctggagacaactTTAGTTACGAAGTTGATCCTGAAAATGCGAATGCCCATGAAGATTCTCACATGGCAAAGGCAAGCTCCCCAGATGATGATGTTCAGCAAGTTGTCTTTGACCTGATATGTAAAGTTGTGAGTGGCCTGGAAGCAGAGTCTGAATCAGTTACATCTGAATTAGAAATCGAATCTCTGCAAACAAAGAGTAGTGACTTAGATCCAGGTAAAGAAGCAACTAAGATTGAAGACCAGGCCCCTCAACACAGCCAGCATGTTTTGCTGAGCGATGACAGCCCTCGGTTTCTGTCTGTGTCTACAGAGGAAGGCTGTGAGTGCTTGGCCAATGGAATCTCCAGAAATAGCTCCTCACCTTGCATTTCAGGAACAGCACAGACTCTGAACGATTCTTCTGTTCCCTCAGAAACCAAATCTAGACAGAGGAGTCACAGTAGTATTCAATTTAGCTTCAAAGAAAAATTATCAGAAAAAGtctcagagaaagaaacaatTGTTAAGGAATCAGGTAAACAACCAggtgcaaaacccaaagtaaagCTGGCCAGGAAAAAAGATGAGGACAAGAAAAAAGCTGCAAGTGAGAAACTGAAGCAAGCAAATGTCTTCTTCAGTGAGGGCCTGGACTTAGAGAACTGGTACAGCTGTGGGGAGGGCGAAATTTCTGAAATTGAGAGTGACATGGGTTCTCCAGGATCTAGGAAATCTCCCAACTTCAACATCCATCCTCTCTATCAACACGTGCTCCTGTATCTGCAGCTGTATGATTCATCGAGGACTCTGTATGCTTTTTCTGCCATCAAATCCATCTTGAAAACTAACCCCATTGCTTTTGTAAACGCCATTTCAACAACAAGTGTAAACAATGCATACACCCCTCAGCTGTCTCTGCTTCAGAACCTGCTGGCTAGACACCGAATCTCTGTTATGGGCAAAGACTTTTACAGTCACATTCCAGTGGATTCAAACCATAACTTCCGGAGTTCCATGTACATTGAAATTCTTATTTCCCTCTGCTTATATTATATGCGTAGCCATTACCCAACTCATGTCAAGGTCACTACCCAAGACTTAATAGGCAATCGAAACATGCAAATGATGAGCATAGAAATCTTGACTCTCCTCTTTACAGAGCTAGCAAAAGTAATAGAGAGCTCTGCAAAGGGTTTCCCTAGTTTTATCTCTGATATGCTGTCTAAGTGCAAAGTTCAGAAAGTGATTCTTCATTGTTTGCTGTCGTCTATCTTCAGCGTACAAAAGTGGCACAGTGAGAAAACAGCAGGTAAGAGCATGGTTGCTGTGGAGGAGggcttctcagaagacagcctcATCAATTTCTCAGAGGATGAACTTGACAATGGCAGCACACTGCAGTCGCAGCTTCTGAGGGTGCTTCAGAGGCTGATTGTTCTAGAGCACCACGTGATGACTATTCCTGAGGAGAATGAAGCAGGCTTTGATTTTGTTGTGTCTGATCTGGAACATATCAGTCCCCATCAGCCCATGACTTCTCTTCAGTATTTACATGCTCAGCCAATCACATGTCAAGGCATGTTCCTCTGTGCAGTGATTAGAGCTTTGCATCAGCACTGTGCATGTAAGATGCATCCACAATGGATTGGCTTAATCACTTCCACTCTGCCTTACATGGGAAAAGTTCTACAAAGAGTCGTGGTTTCTGTGACACTACAGCTGTGCAGGAATTTGGATAATCTAATTCAGCAGTACAAATACGAAACAGGATTATCTGATAGTAG GCCTTTGTGGGTGGCATCAATTATCCCACCAGATATGATTCTTACTCTTTTGGAAGGAATCACAGCCATTATCCATTACTGCTTGCTGGATCCGACTACCCAGTATCATCAA CTTTTGGTCAATGTAGATCAGAAACACTTGGTTGAAGCTCGCAGTGGAATCCTCTCAATCCTTCACATGATCATGTCCTCTGTAACTCTGCTTTGGAGCATACTGCACCAGGCTGATGCTTCAGAAAAGATGGCAGTTGCTGCATCCGCGTCTGTTACTACAATCAATCTGGGAGCCACAAAG AACTTGAGACAACAAATCCTGGAATTACTGGGACCCATTTCAATGAATCATGGTGTTCATTTCATGGCTGCCATTGCATTTGTATGGAATGAAAGAAGACAGAACAAAACCCCTTCCAGAACAAAG GTCATCCCTGCAGCCAGTGAAGAACAGCTTTTACTAGTAGAACTGGTTCGCTCCATCAGTGTCATGAGGGCAGAAACTGTTATCCAGACTGTGAAAGAAGTTTTAAAGCAGCCTCCAGCCATAGCCAAGGACAAG AAACATCTTTCTCTGGAAGTCTGCATGCTTCAGTTTTTCTACGCTTATATACAAAG AATTCCAGTGCCCAATATAGTGGACAGTTGGACATCATTATTGGTCCTTCTAAAAGATTCTATACAGCTGAGTCTGCCAGCCCCAGGGCAGTTTCTTATACTTGG GGTTTTGAATGAGTTTATTATGAAAAACCCTAGTTTGGAAAATAAAAAGGACCAAAGAGACCTTCAG GATGTGACTCACAAAATAGTGGATGCTATTGGTGCAATTGCTGGTTCCTCTCTGGAACAGACAACATGGCTCCGACGGAATCTGGAAGTTAAGCCTTCTCCCAAAATAATGGTGGATGGAACCAATTTAGAGTCTGATGTTGAAG ATATGTTATCCCCTGCAATGGAAACCTCAAACATAACTCCTTCTGTATATAGTGTCCATGCACTGACGTTGCTCTCAGAG gtATTGGCtcatcttctggatatggttTTCTACAGCGATGAAAAAGAGCGTGTTATCCCTTTACTTGTAAACATTATGCATTATGTTGTACCCTACCTCCGAAATCACAG TGCACATAATGCCCCTAGTTACCGAGCCTGTGTCCAGCTGCTCAGTAGTCTTAGTGGGTATCAGTATACAAGGAGAGCCTGGAAAAAAGAAGCCTTTGACCTTTTTATGGATCCCAGCTTCTTTCAGATGGATGCTTCCTGTGTTAGTCA CTGGAGAGCAATCATGGACAACCTGATGACACATGATAAGACAACCTTCAGAGATTTGATGA CTCGAGTAGCCGTGGCCCAGAGCAGTTCTCTCAATCTTTTTGCAAACCGGGATGTGGAGCTAGAACAGCGAGCCATGCTTCTCAAAAGACTGGCCTTCGCCGTTCTTAGCAGTGAAAGTGACCAGTACCAAAAGTACCTTCCAGACATACAAG AGAGATTGGTTGAGAGTCTCCGTTTGCCCCAGGTGCCGACCCTTCACTCTCAAGTGTTCCTGTTTTTCAGAGTGTTACTTTTAAGAATGTCTCCACAACACCTCACCTCACTCTGGCCTACCATGATCACAGAACTT GTGCAGGTGTTCTTACTGATGGAGCAGGAGCTCACTGCTGATGAAGATATTTCACG GACGTCAGGGCCGTCTGCTGCTGGTCTGGAGACAACCTATACTGGAGGTAATGGCTTCTCCACATCATATAACAGCCAGAGGTGGTTAAACCTCTATCTCTCTGCTTGCAAGTTTTTGGATTTGGCTCTGGCATTGCCCTCTGAAAATCTTCCTCAGTTTCAGAT